A section of the Corynebacterium tuberculostearicum genome encodes:
- the typA gene encoding translational GTPase TypA produces the protein MSNTEFRNVAIVAHVDHGKTTLVNGMLEQSGAFGDHGEHTDRVMDSNDQERERGITILAKNTAIHRKGLGKDGQDLIINVIDTPGHADFGGEVERGISMVDGVVLLVDASEGPLPQTRFVLTKALEAKLPVIICVNKTDRPDARIDEVVSESQDLLLEIAAGLEDEEAAAAAEELLDLPVLYASGRAGVAATENPGDGNVPAGEDLQPLFDVIYNVLPEPSATVDAPLQAHVTNLDASDFLGRIALLRIYAGRIKKGQQVAWIHYDEDGNQHTKTVKVAELLRTVGFERQPAEEAIAGDIVAISGISDVMIGDTIADPEHPEALPRITVDEPAISMTIGVNTSPMAGQGGGDKLTARMVKARLEQELIGNVSLRVLPTERPDAWEVQGRGEMALSVLIESMRREGFELTIGKPQVVTKEIDGKTYEPYEILTIDSPSEHQGAITQLLATRKGQMQAMDVREGDWVRMTFRVPARGLIGFRTQFMTETRGAGIANSISDGLDVWAGEIKSRPTGSLVADRTGQITQYALMQLADRGNFFVEPGAEAYEGMVVGANNRDEDIDINITKEKKLTNMRSATADATVTLAKAHTLSLEEALEFCGNDECVEVAPDVLRVRKVELSATDRKRAAARKKQMNK, from the coding sequence GTGAGTAATACCGAGTTCCGTAATGTTGCCATCGTCGCGCACGTTGACCATGGCAAGACCACCCTGGTCAACGGCATGCTGGAGCAGTCCGGCGCCTTTGGTGACCACGGTGAACACACGGACCGCGTCATGGACTCCAATGATCAGGAGCGCGAGCGCGGCATTACCATTCTGGCCAAGAACACGGCGATTCACCGCAAGGGTCTGGGCAAGGACGGCCAGGACCTGATTATTAACGTCATCGACACCCCAGGCCACGCCGACTTCGGTGGCGAGGTCGAGCGCGGTATTTCCATGGTGGATGGCGTCGTCTTGCTCGTCGATGCCTCCGAGGGACCGCTGCCGCAGACCCGCTTCGTGCTCACCAAGGCACTGGAAGCCAAGCTGCCAGTTATCATCTGCGTGAACAAGACTGACCGCCCGGATGCCCGCATCGACGAGGTTGTCTCCGAATCCCAAGACCTCCTGCTGGAAATCGCCGCCGGCCTGGAGGATGAGGAAGCTGCAGCCGCCGCCGAGGAGCTGCTGGACCTGCCGGTTCTCTACGCTTCCGGCCGCGCCGGCGTTGCCGCCACCGAGAACCCAGGCGATGGCAACGTCCCTGCGGGCGAGGATCTGCAGCCGCTTTTCGACGTCATCTATAACGTCCTCCCAGAGCCTTCCGCTACCGTCGACGCCCCACTGCAGGCGCACGTGACCAACCTGGACGCCTCCGACTTCCTAGGCCGTATCGCGCTGCTGCGTATCTACGCCGGCCGCATTAAGAAGGGCCAGCAGGTGGCCTGGATCCACTACGACGAGGATGGCAACCAGCACACCAAGACCGTGAAGGTCGCCGAGCTGCTGCGTACCGTCGGCTTCGAGCGTCAGCCGGCCGAGGAAGCCATCGCCGGTGACATCGTGGCGATCTCCGGCATTTCTGACGTCATGATCGGTGACACCATCGCCGATCCGGAGCACCCTGAGGCTTTGCCGCGCATCACCGTAGACGAGCCGGCCATCTCCATGACCATCGGCGTGAACACCTCCCCGATGGCAGGCCAGGGCGGCGGCGATAAGCTCACCGCGCGTATGGTCAAGGCCCGCTTGGAGCAAGAGCTCATCGGTAACGTTTCCCTGCGCGTGCTGCCTACCGAGCGTCCCGATGCTTGGGAGGTCCAGGGCCGTGGCGAAATGGCGCTGTCCGTGCTCATCGAGTCCATGCGTCGCGAGGGCTTCGAGCTGACCATCGGCAAGCCGCAGGTTGTGACCAAGGAAATCGACGGCAAGACCTACGAGCCATACGAGATCCTCACCATTGACTCCCCGTCCGAGCACCAGGGTGCTATCACCCAGCTGCTGGCCACCCGCAAGGGCCAGATGCAGGCCATGGACGTGCGCGAGGGCGACTGGGTACGCATGACCTTCCGCGTTCCTGCCCGCGGCCTCATCGGCTTCCGCACCCAGTTCATGACGGAGACCCGCGGTGCCGGAATCGCTAACTCCATCTCTGACGGCCTGGATGTCTGGGCCGGCGAGATCAAGTCCCGCCCGACCGGTTCCCTGGTGGCTGACCGCACCGGTCAGATCACCCAGTACGCGCTGATGCAGCTGGCTGACCGCGGCAACTTCTTCGTCGAGCCGGGCGCCGAGGCTTATGAGGGCATGGTCGTTGGTGCCAATAACCGCGATGAGGATATTGACATCAACATCACCAAGGAAAAGAAGCTGACCAATATGCGCTCCGCTACTGCGGATGCCACCGTCACCCTGGCTAAGGCGCACACCCTCTCCTTGGAAGAAGCACTGGAATTCTGTGGTAACGACGAGTGCGTCGAGGTCGCCCCGGACGTCCTGCGCGTGCGCAAGGTGGAGCTTTCCGCTACCGACCGCAAGCGTGCTGCTGCTCGCAAGAAGCAGATGAATAAGTAA
- a CDS encoding GOLPH3/VPS74 family protein, with product MLICQEMFLLLTKDNGKKEDWVSNNEAALRATVLTDLLLGGHVELGEKKKVETTPQRPEHPVLAWAWEELQQHKATRMQSLLEASWFTPRKIIALDFHANGQLDVEKAKWWQISGDRYIMTDLELEKELRERLVAVLEAQRPAVVNDVIILDILREVSGAYTLLKNNAEGMKRREMRARIQEIKKEVEYDKTASTAVKAVVEEAAAVAAMVATSAAITTT from the coding sequence ATGCTCATCTGCCAAGAAATGTTCCTTCTACTGACCAAGGACAACGGCAAGAAGGAAGACTGGGTATCCAATAATGAGGCCGCCCTGCGCGCCACCGTACTCACGGACCTGCTGCTGGGCGGGCACGTAGAGCTCGGTGAGAAAAAGAAGGTAGAGACCACTCCACAGCGCCCAGAGCACCCCGTCTTGGCGTGGGCTTGGGAGGAGCTGCAGCAACACAAGGCCACCCGCATGCAGAGCCTCTTGGAGGCCTCGTGGTTTACCCCGCGGAAAATCATCGCGTTGGATTTCCACGCGAATGGTCAACTCGACGTGGAAAAGGCCAAGTGGTGGCAGATAAGCGGCGACCGCTACATCATGACGGACCTAGAACTGGAAAAGGAACTGCGCGAACGGTTGGTTGCGGTGCTGGAGGCGCAGCGCCCAGCCGTGGTCAATGACGTCATTATTCTCGATATTCTCCGCGAGGTCAGCGGCGCCTATACCCTGCTGAAAAACAATGCGGAGGGAATGAAGCGCCGGGAGATGCGGGCACGCATTCAGGAAATCAAAAAGGAGGTCGAGTATGACAAAACCGCCTCCACAGCGGTCAAGGCCGTAGTTGAGGAGGCGGCAGCGGTTGCGGCGATGGTGGCCACATCAGCGGCAATCACCACCACCTAG
- a CDS encoding ABC transporter family substrate-binding protein, with protein sequence MKNNPASPRRAASAIAAVLSTASLAFLSACAANPGPPPVVEDNASVLQEDQTTSTPTPEEEQPQDADSAKRPTISVGVDPLRAGLNPHLVANNSELVDQIAELVLPSAFHNGQRDADILESASEVIAPKGVAQRVRYVIASPAQWSDGTPISGADFSYLWKQMTTTAGVRDPAGYHAISAVNTSDGGRVVTVDFSQKVKDWHLLFHNLLPSHLLQDDNFGSALADKIPASAGRFLVDSVDRGRGVITLNRNDRFWGANPAQVDVIQLREVRDSTQALNMLRSGQIGFADFTPGQTSQEALGLLAHVSDKALTRPRQLRLHMSTADGALEERAARRGLASLIDTDQVARLATGRASNLEPGNNPISKDTDLTALRTRASKKPIRFAVDPTSPTALAAATTLYDILEAHGIDAEVVSERLTTITSKLLPEGEVDAVVTWEDISLNSLAAANIFSCDDKQPLAGDLSGICPENADEIREEILSGAMSPKEALGRIRDVNSKEALYVPLVDETRIHALGEGIVGPGQSIDDWDEGLITAPRWRIDED encoded by the coding sequence ATGAAAAACAATCCGGCTTCACCAAGGCGCGCGGCGTCGGCAATCGCAGCGGTACTCAGCACCGCCAGCCTTGCCTTCCTTAGCGCCTGCGCGGCTAACCCCGGCCCACCACCGGTGGTGGAGGACAATGCCTCCGTGCTGCAAGAAGATCAGACCACCAGCACGCCAACCCCGGAAGAAGAGCAGCCGCAGGATGCTGACTCCGCCAAGCGCCCCACCATCTCGGTGGGCGTGGATCCCTTGCGCGCGGGATTGAACCCGCACCTGGTGGCCAATAACTCCGAGCTGGTCGACCAGATTGCAGAACTGGTGCTGCCCTCAGCGTTCCACAATGGGCAAAGGGACGCCGATATCCTCGAATCCGCCTCTGAGGTCATCGCGCCTAAGGGCGTGGCGCAGCGGGTGCGCTACGTCATTGCCTCGCCCGCACAATGGTCCGATGGCACACCCATTTCCGGCGCGGACTTTAGCTACCTGTGGAAGCAGATGACCACCACCGCCGGTGTGCGCGATCCCGCCGGCTACCACGCCATATCGGCCGTCAATACCTCCGATGGCGGCCGCGTAGTCACCGTGGACTTTTCCCAGAAGGTGAAAGATTGGCACCTGCTTTTTCATAATTTGCTGCCTTCCCACCTGCTGCAGGACGATAACTTTGGCTCTGCTTTAGCCGATAAGATTCCGGCATCGGCCGGGCGCTTCCTCGTCGACAGCGTGGACCGCGGCCGCGGAGTCATTACCTTGAACCGGAACGACCGCTTCTGGGGTGCTAATCCGGCGCAGGTGGACGTCATCCAGCTGCGCGAGGTGCGTGATAGCACCCAGGCGCTTAATATGCTGCGCTCCGGGCAGATTGGTTTCGCGGACTTCACTCCGGGCCAAACCTCGCAGGAGGCACTGGGCCTTTTAGCGCATGTTTCCGATAAAGCCCTGACCCGCCCGCGTCAACTGCGCCTGCACATGTCCACCGCGGATGGAGCACTAGAAGAAAGGGCAGCACGCCGCGGATTGGCCTCGCTGATTGACACGGACCAGGTCGCGCGTTTGGCCACCGGCCGCGCTTCCAACCTTGAGCCCGGGAACAACCCTATAAGTAAGGACACGGATCTCACTGCGCTGCGCACCCGCGCTAGTAAAAAGCCGATTCGCTTTGCGGTAGACCCCACCAGCCCCACGGCTTTGGCCGCAGCCACTACGCTCTACGACATCCTCGAAGCCCATGGGATCGATGCTGAGGTGGTTTCCGAGCGCCTGACTACAATAACTTCCAAGCTTTTGCCAGAAGGCGAAGTGGATGCGGTGGTGACCTGGGAGGATATTTCCCTGAACTCGCTGGCCGCGGCAAATATCTTCAGCTGCGATGACAAGCAGCCGCTCGCCGGCGACCTGTCCGGAATCTGCCCGGAGAACGCGGATGAGATTCGCGAGGAGATTTTGTCCGGCGCCATGAGCCCGAAGGAAGCCCTCGGCCGCATTCGCGATGTGAACTCTAAGGAGGCCCTCTACGTGCCTTTGGTGGATGAGACGCGTATCCACGCGCTCGGGGAGGGTATTGTAGGCCCCGGCCAAAGCATTGATGATTGGGACGAGGGTCTTATCACCGCGCCCCGCTGGAGGATAGATGAAGACTAA
- a CDS encoding PIG-L family deacetylase, with protein MKTKDLTGYRVVAVHAHPDDETLFMGGTLATLAARGAEVIVITLTLGEDGEVIGEPYQGLADHDQLGGFRARELANALDALGVKGIQLGGFGHFHDSGMAGSPSHENPRALVNRIEEAADFLSDELEAIQPHAILTYGPDGGYGHPDHIAVHKAVMKAASPSTRIWYGIFERAANYAGLDTLDAPAGWTEPSQEYLDNFTNEGADVTVALSDAALDAKRSAMRAHASQIWVADGSTTRTNPEAAVAALHEPEHVSGAYGLSNLLVMPLLRAEYFQLGQGEPADDLLGGL; from the coding sequence ATGAAGACTAAGGACCTAACCGGCTACCGCGTGGTGGCAGTGCACGCCCACCCGGATGATGAAACCCTCTTTATGGGTGGCACCCTGGCAACCCTAGCCGCACGCGGCGCCGAGGTTATCGTCATTACGCTTACCTTGGGCGAGGACGGCGAGGTCATCGGCGAGCCTTACCAAGGCTTGGCCGATCATGATCAGCTCGGCGGTTTCCGCGCCCGCGAATTAGCCAATGCCCTCGATGCCCTGGGCGTCAAGGGGATCCAGCTGGGCGGGTTCGGCCACTTCCATGACTCCGGCATGGCAGGCTCTCCCTCGCACGAGAACCCGCGTGCACTGGTCAATCGCATCGAGGAAGCGGCCGATTTCCTGAGCGACGAGCTCGAGGCCATCCAGCCCCACGCCATCTTGACCTACGGGCCCGATGGTGGCTACGGGCACCCAGACCACATTGCGGTGCATAAGGCGGTGATGAAGGCGGCGTCGCCAAGCACGCGCATTTGGTACGGCATTTTTGAACGCGCCGCCAATTATGCCGGCCTGGACACCCTGGATGCGCCGGCCGGGTGGACCGAGCCCAGCCAAGAGTACTTGGACAATTTCACTAACGAGGGCGCGGATGTCACCGTCGCTCTTTCCGACGCCGCCCTTGACGCCAAGCGCAGCGCCATGCGCGCCCACGCCTCCCAAATCTGGGTGGCCGATGGCTCCACGACCCGCACCAACCCCGAGGCCGCCGTGGCCGCGCTGCACGAACCCGAGCACGTGTCCGGAGCCTACGGTCTATCCAACCTGCTGGTCATGCCGTTGCTGCGCGCCGAGTACTTCCAGCTGGGCCAGGGCGAGCCGGCCGACGACCTGTTGGGCGGCCTGTAA
- the fdxA gene encoding ferredoxin — MTYTIAQPCVDVMDRGCVEECPVDCIYEGKRMLYIHPDECVDCGACEPACPVEAIFYEDDVPDEWLDYNDANAAFFDDLGSPGGAAALGPQDFDVPMIAALPPQNQE, encoded by the coding sequence ATGACTTATACGATCGCACAGCCTTGCGTTGACGTAATGGACCGCGGCTGCGTTGAGGAATGCCCTGTTGACTGCATCTACGAGGGCAAGCGCATGCTCTACATCCACCCGGATGAGTGCGTGGACTGCGGTGCCTGCGAGCCCGCATGCCCGGTTGAGGCCATCTTCTACGAGGATGATGTTCCCGATGAGTGGCTGGACTACAACGACGCCAACGCCGCTTTCTTCGATGACCTAGGCTCCCCGGGCGGAGCGGCGGCCCTCGGCCCGCAGGACTTTGACGTCCCGATGATTGCCGCGCTTCCGCCACAGAATCAGGAGTAA
- the dapC gene encoding succinyldiaminopimelate transaminase → MARTPLGKTLPDFPWDSLAGAKKKAQAHPGGIVDLSVGSPVDPVSPGVQLALTAAAQNPGYPQTAGTPELREAIAAALTRRYNMQVDRVLPVVGTKEAIAWLPTLLGMRGETVAFPSVAYPTYEVGALLAGATPLRADSDFQDASLVFLNSPSNPTGRVLGVEELRRIVAWARENGAIIASDECYMSLGWNDDNPPVSILDPRVTDGDNTGLIAMHSLSKTANMAAYRAGFFAGDNDLIAELLQLRKHAGLIVPGPIQAAMVAALNDDDTEALQRNRYASRRAVLMHALVDAGFTIDHSDAGMYLWATRGENCRETIDWLAERGILAAPGDFYGPAGEKHVRIGLNGTDERIDAAVDRLAGA, encoded by the coding sequence ATGGCACGCACACCGCTAGGAAAGACGCTTCCAGACTTCCCCTGGGATTCGCTGGCCGGCGCCAAGAAGAAGGCCCAGGCCCACCCGGGTGGAATCGTTGACCTCTCGGTGGGCAGCCCCGTTGACCCTGTATCCCCAGGCGTGCAGCTTGCGTTGACTGCAGCCGCGCAGAACCCTGGTTACCCTCAGACAGCCGGCACCCCGGAGCTGCGCGAGGCCATCGCCGCCGCGCTCACCCGCCGCTATAACATGCAGGTTGACCGCGTCCTACCGGTGGTCGGCACCAAAGAGGCCATCGCCTGGCTGCCCACGCTTCTGGGTATGCGCGGCGAGACCGTCGCCTTCCCCTCGGTGGCCTATCCCACCTATGAGGTGGGCGCCTTGCTCGCCGGCGCCACGCCGCTGCGCGCGGATTCCGATTTCCAGGATGCCTCCCTGGTCTTTTTGAATTCGCCGTCCAATCCCACCGGCCGCGTCCTCGGCGTGGAGGAGCTGCGCCGCATCGTGGCGTGGGCGCGCGAGAACGGCGCCATCATCGCCTCCGATGAGTGCTATATGAGCCTGGGCTGGAACGACGATAATCCGCCGGTGTCCATCCTCGATCCGCGCGTGACCGATGGCGATAACACCGGGCTCATCGCCATGCATTCGCTGTCCAAGACCGCGAATATGGCCGCTTACCGCGCCGGCTTCTTCGCGGGTGATAACGATCTCATCGCCGAGCTGCTCCAGCTGCGCAAGCACGCCGGCCTCATCGTTCCCGGTCCCATCCAGGCCGCCATGGTCGCCGCGCTCAACGACGACGACACCGAGGCCCTCCAGCGCAACCGCTACGCCTCCCGCCGTGCGGTGCTTATGCACGCGCTTGTCGACGCCGGCTTCACCATCGACCACTCCGATGCCGGCATGTACTTGTGGGCCACCCGTGGCGAGAATTGCCGCGAGACCATCGACTGGCTGGCTGAGCGCGGCATCCTCGCTGCCCCGGGCGACTTCTACGGCCCGGCCGGAGAGAAGCACGTGCGTATCGGCCTCAATGGCACCGATGAGCGCATCGATGCCGCCGTGGACCGCCTCGCCGGTGCCTAA
- a CDS encoding pseudouridine synthase: MSASMPPWTASPVPNSGRPPARAGISPRKTVLRGRVPEEGEYFAARAGDSPFPTGTVLPPGAALSHPVPAWYHPSVPPECPIPFDYSVVHADRDLLVADKPHFLPTTTNGRLQRETLQTRLRVDFGEDDIVPLHRLDRLTAGLVICSRNPETRAAYQRIFLEGSAVKRYRGVVKQPLFVDREIDLRMRKPRGSRQVLVASKGTLTSTYVRAAGREVTMWPRTGHTHQLRVLLNHLGHPLLGDDTYPTPRELDLYDFRTPLALLHEAIAFIDPLSHSERQFFSSQALRTTIE; the protein is encoded by the coding sequence ATGAGCGCATCGATGCCGCCGTGGACCGCCTCGCCGGTGCCTAATTCCGGCAGGCCTCCCGCCCGCGCGGGCATTTCGCCGCGCAAAACGGTCCTGCGTGGCCGCGTGCCGGAAGAAGGGGAGTACTTCGCCGCCCGTGCCGGCGACTCTCCCTTTCCAACCGGCACCGTGCTGCCGCCCGGCGCCGCACTTTCGCACCCCGTGCCCGCCTGGTACCACCCCTCCGTTCCTCCGGAATGCCCGATTCCTTTCGACTACTCCGTGGTCCACGCCGACCGCGACCTCCTCGTGGCCGATAAGCCGCACTTCCTGCCCACGACCACCAACGGCCGCCTCCAGCGCGAAACGCTGCAAACCCGCCTGCGCGTGGACTTTGGCGAAGACGACATCGTACCCCTGCACCGCTTGGACCGCCTGACCGCTGGCCTCGTCATCTGCTCCCGCAATCCCGAAACCCGCGCCGCCTACCAGCGCATCTTCCTGGAGGGGAGTGCGGTGAAGAGGTATCGGGGCGTCGTCAAGCAGCCGCTTTTCGTGGACCGGGAAATTGACCTGCGCATGCGCAAACCCCGCGGGTCGCGCCAGGTGCTCGTCGCTTCCAAGGGCACGCTTACCTCCACGTATGTGCGCGCGGCCGGCCGGGAGGTGACCATGTGGCCGCGCACCGGCCATACTCACCAGCTGCGCGTGCTGCTCAATCACCTCGGCCACCCGCTGCTCGGCGACGATACCTATCCCACCCCGCGCGAGCTCGACCTCTATGATTTCCGAACCCCGCTCGCCCTGCTCCATGAGGCTATCGCTTTTATAGATCCTCTATCACATTCCGAGCGTCAATTTTTCAGTTCCCAGGCTTTAAGAACTACAATCGAGTAG
- a CDS encoding GtrA family protein translates to MADLSVARFVSNFGQFLKFGIVGGSGTVVNLFVVYLCRKITWWSGGIDADDPFINLFGSVFHIRWYHVFLTIAFLVANTWNYQLNRMWTFRSVTKVSWLRGFFPFLLAGVGAFLVSQVVATLLMNPTSPLHLPSDILDDSTGLRTKVYWASAISIIVAMPINFILNKLWTFRSKPKTPQVIHETEPA, encoded by the coding sequence ATGGCAGACCTCAGCGTCGCGCGCTTTGTGTCCAATTTTGGGCAGTTTCTCAAATTCGGCATCGTCGGCGGTTCCGGTACCGTTGTCAATCTTTTCGTAGTTTACTTGTGCAGAAAGATTACTTGGTGGTCCGGCGGCATTGATGCGGACGATCCATTTATCAACCTCTTTGGTTCCGTTTTTCATATCCGCTGGTATCACGTGTTCCTGACTATCGCCTTCTTGGTCGCGAACACTTGGAACTACCAACTCAACCGAATGTGGACCTTCCGCTCAGTCACGAAAGTGTCCTGGCTGCGTGGCTTCTTCCCATTCCTGCTCGCTGGCGTTGGAGCTTTCCTCGTAAGCCAAGTCGTGGCGACATTGTTGATGAACCCGACTTCGCCGCTGCATTTGCCCTCAGACATTCTGGATGATTCAACCGGTCTGCGTACAAAGGTGTACTGGGCATCGGCAATTTCCATCATTGTTGCCATGCCGATCAATTTCATTTTGAATAAGCTGTGGACCTTCCGCTCGAAGCCGAAGACGCCGCAGGTTATTCACGAAACCGAGCCTGCCTAG
- a CDS encoding transcriptional regulator, which translates to MINAIANYSLNEIERATRDEFERDTLYKACAIGMTPIPFLELIVAAILAWVLPGQMSMLCFLALVPSILGNSIGTAWMRKRVATPLVSRNWTAMAVYFIPLIAMFAGIAYNAYAPADGHSPASYLLGTAVGVITVLILTPFIRRRQHRRDQARLDAELED; encoded by the coding sequence ATGATTAACGCCATTGCCAACTACTCCCTCAATGAAATCGAGCGCGCCACTCGCGATGAATTCGAACGCGACACGCTCTATAAAGCCTGCGCAATCGGCATGACCCCGATCCCATTCCTCGAGCTCATCGTCGCCGCGATCCTCGCCTGGGTACTCCCTGGCCAAATGAGTATGCTGTGCTTCCTCGCGCTCGTACCATCCATCCTCGGCAATTCCATCGGCACAGCTTGGATGCGCAAGCGCGTCGCCACCCCGCTGGTGAGCCGCAACTGGACGGCAATGGCCGTCTACTTCATCCCGCTCATTGCCATGTTCGCCGGCATTGCCTATAACGCCTACGCGCCTGCCGACGGCCACAGCCCCGCCTCTTACCTCCTCGGCACCGCCGTCGGTGTCATCACCGTCCTCATCCTCACCCCCTTCATTCGTCGCCGCCAGCACCGCCGCGACCAGGCCCGTCTCGATGCCGAGCTCGAAGACTAG
- a CDS encoding helix-turn-helix transcriptional regulator: protein MADHPNMVRKWRRWLELSQAELAEKAGVSRQTIANIERGNYSPSVHLALDICHELGKSVEEIFGAEQHD, encoded by the coding sequence ATGGCCGACCACCCCAACATGGTCCGCAAATGGCGCCGCTGGCTCGAATTATCACAAGCCGAACTCGCTGAAAAAGCCGGCGTCTCCCGCCAGACCATCGCCAATATCGAACGGGGCAATTACTCCCCTTCGGTGCACCTCGCACTGGACATTTGCCACGAACTAGGTAAATCCGTCGAAGAAATCTTTGGAGCCGAACAACATGATTAA
- a CDS encoding type IV toxin-antitoxin system AbiEi family antitoxin domain-containing protein: MGEWTTAELRGQGLSKDAIRRKVREGKLFRVHRGIYTDEWTPWAVARALAHGLSRIHFTGKTAQEIYLGRQLTFPLEAEGPRTLKGKNFRVSHSRLQATHNVNGLPVVQPLWAARRISRACRPLLEEHYRGKHGPGRLETDRRRMRRVPRSLKETIRHAAIGADSPPERTLSRKLRTEGIFPEHNALIAGYRFDLRIGRLLVEVDGWEYHKHSEAFQADRSKQNAAVAHGYTVLRFTADDINYHLSEAILLIKATLEVLKGRNPELPTSATQPYWKWHLCVKHLL; the protein is encoded by the coding sequence ATGGGGGAATGGACTACCGCGGAACTACGCGGGCAAGGTTTGAGCAAGGATGCGATTCGTCGCAAGGTTCGCGAGGGGAAGCTCTTTCGCGTGCACAGGGGGATTTATACCGATGAATGGACGCCCTGGGCGGTGGCGCGGGCGCTGGCGCATGGGCTCAGCCGCATCCATTTCACCGGGAAGACGGCGCAGGAGATTTACCTCGGCCGGCAGCTGACCTTTCCTCTGGAAGCGGAGGGACCGCGCACTCTGAAGGGTAAGAACTTTCGCGTTTCGCACTCGCGGCTTCAAGCCACGCACAATGTCAACGGCCTTCCGGTGGTGCAACCGTTGTGGGCCGCGCGAAGGATTTCGCGTGCGTGCAGGCCTCTTTTGGAAGAACACTACAGAGGAAAACACGGCCCCGGCCGTCTAGAAACGGACCGTCGGCGAATGCGGCGCGTCCCAAGGAGTCTAAAAGAGACGATCCGGCACGCCGCGATTGGAGCGGATAGCCCACCGGAGCGCACTTTAAGCAGAAAGCTGCGCACTGAAGGAATTTTCCCAGAACACAATGCTCTCATTGCGGGGTACCGCTTTGATCTCAGGATTGGAAGGCTCCTTGTGGAGGTCGATGGCTGGGAATACCACAAGCACAGCGAGGCCTTTCAAGCTGACCGGTCCAAACAAAACGCGGCCGTCGCCCACGGATATACGGTTTTGCGCTTTACTGCCGACGACATCAACTACCACCTCAGCGAAGCCATCCTACTTATCAAAGCCACTCTTGAGGTGCTAAAAGGCCGCAACCCTGAGCTTCCGACCTCAGCAACTCAGCCTTACTGGAAGTGGCATCTATGTGTGAAACATTTGCTTTAA